The following proteins are encoded in a genomic region of Catellatospora sp. TT07R-123:
- a CDS encoding DUF5999 family protein: protein MCQHQPQCPSADAIDHDAAKVVASFPEQGWSLLCNGVIVFEDTGELLPDGSSVAPHRGPAVHAMA, encoded by the coding sequence TTGTGCCAGCACCAACCGCAGTGCCCGTCCGCCGACGCCATCGACCACGATGCCGCCAAGGTGGTGGCTTCCTTCCCGGAGCAGGGCTGGAGCCTCCTCTGCAACGGTGTCATCGTCTTCGAGGACACCGGCGAGCTGCTCCCCGACGGGTCGAGCGTCGCCCCGCACCGCGGTCCCGCGGTGCACGCGATGGCCTGA